One Streptomyces sp. ML-6 genomic region harbors:
- a CDS encoding NADPH-dependent F420 reductase, with product MKIGVIGAGNIGGNLTRRLSALGHEVSVANSRGPGTLTALAEETGATPATVTDAVRDAEVVVVALPLKSVPDLPSGLFDGASGDLVVIDTGNYYPRPRDGRIAGIEDEELTESRWTERQLGRPVVKAFNGTYAEDLLNAFRPAGSPERLALPVAADDPAAKKTVRALIDELGFDTVDAGSLDDSWRQQPGTPVYGLQAGADAVARALSEASPERPAEFRG from the coding sequence ATGAAGATCGGTGTCATCGGCGCCGGGAATATCGGCGGCAACCTCACCCGGCGGCTCAGCGCGCTCGGTCATGAGGTGTCCGTGGCCAACTCGCGCGGCCCCGGGACGCTGACCGCCCTGGCAGAGGAGACGGGCGCGACCCCCGCCACCGTCACCGACGCCGTCCGCGACGCCGAGGTCGTGGTGGTCGCTCTACCCCTGAAGAGCGTGCCCGACCTGCCCTCGGGGCTCTTCGACGGCGCGTCCGGCGACCTGGTCGTCATCGACACCGGCAACTACTACCCCCGGCCCCGCGACGGCCGTATCGCCGGCATCGAGGACGAGGAGCTGACCGAGAGCCGCTGGACCGAGCGCCAGCTCGGCCGCCCGGTCGTCAAGGCGTTCAACGGCACCTACGCGGAGGACCTGTTGAACGCGTTCCGCCCGGCGGGCTCGCCCGAGCGGCTCGCCCTGCCGGTCGCCGCCGACGACCCGGCCGCGAAGAAGACCGTCCGGGCCCTCATCGACGAACTGGGCTTCGACACCGTCGACGCGGGCTCCCTCGACGACTCCTGGCGCCAGCAGCCGGGCACCCCGGTGTACGGGCTGCAGGCCGGCGCCGACGCGGTCGCCCGAGCGCTGTCCGAGGCGTCCCCCGAGCGCCCGGCGGAGTTTCGCGGCTGA
- a CDS encoding cytochrome P450 translates to MTETAAGGLRAYPFGPITRLDIDPNLVEICSEQPVLRVRLPFGGDGWLVTRHADVRTVLADPRFSRAAAVGDHVPRTVAVGLPATSMLSMDPPDHTRLRRRVANAFATRRLKTLRPRVEEIVNGLLDTMVAAGGHADLTQALTWPLPITVICEMLGVPKADHDRFTEWVDGLLMLSDPEQSAAAREQLCGYLADLIARRRTACTEDLLGELVAGEEEEPLGEGELVGLGVSLLSAGQEATANQIGNFVYTLLTRPGLWRRLVDDPVLIPGAVEELSRFIPISATAGFTRIATEDVELGGQIIRAGDAVVAELGMANRDPEVFERPEEIDFGRERVPHVTFGFGIHHCLGAQLARMELNVVLEVLVRRLPGLHLAVEPDQLAWRTERLVRGVAALPVGW, encoded by the coding sequence ATGACCGAGACAGCTGCGGGCGGCCTCCGGGCGTATCCGTTCGGACCGATAACCCGACTCGACATCGACCCGAATCTGGTCGAGATATGCAGTGAGCAGCCTGTGCTGCGGGTGCGTCTGCCCTTCGGCGGCGACGGCTGGCTGGTCACCCGGCACGCGGATGTCCGGACCGTGCTGGCCGACCCGCGCTTCAGCCGGGCCGCCGCCGTGGGCGACCATGTGCCCCGCACGGTCGCGGTCGGACTGCCCGCCACCTCGATGCTCAGCATGGACCCGCCGGATCACACCCGGCTGCGCCGCCGGGTGGCGAACGCGTTCGCCACCCGCCGGCTGAAGACACTGCGCCCGCGCGTCGAGGAGATCGTGAACGGCTTGCTCGACACCATGGTGGCCGCCGGCGGCCATGCGGATCTTACCCAGGCCCTCACCTGGCCGCTGCCGATCACCGTGATCTGCGAGATGCTGGGCGTGCCCAAGGCCGACCACGACCGGTTCACCGAGTGGGTGGACGGCCTGCTGATGCTCTCCGACCCGGAGCAGTCCGCCGCGGCCCGGGAGCAGCTTTGTGGATACCTCGCCGATCTGATCGCGCGGCGCCGTACGGCCTGCACCGAGGACCTGCTCGGCGAGCTGGTCGCGGGGGAGGAGGAAGAACCGCTCGGCGAGGGTGAACTCGTCGGCCTCGGAGTAAGCCTGCTCTCCGCCGGTCAGGAGGCCACCGCCAACCAGATCGGCAACTTCGTCTACACCCTGCTGACCCGGCCCGGCCTCTGGCGGCGGCTCGTCGACGATCCCGTGCTCATCCCCGGTGCGGTCGAGGAACTCTCCCGGTTCATCCCGATCAGCGCCACCGCCGGCTTCACCCGGATCGCCACCGAGGACGTGGAACTGGGCGGGCAGATCATCCGGGCCGGTGACGCGGTGGTCGCCGAATTGGGCATGGCCAACCGCGACCCCGAGGTGTTCGAACGCCCCGAGGAGATCGACTTCGGGCGCGAGCGGGTCCCCCATGTCACCTTCGGATTCGGCATCCACCACTGCCTCGGTGCCCAACTGGCCCGGATGGAGCTGAACGTGGTGCTCGAAGTCCTGGTCCGGCGGCTGCCCGGACTCCATCTCGCGGTCGAGCCCGACCAGTTGGCCTGGCGGACCGAGCGCCTCGTTCGGGGCGTGGCCGCACTTCCGGTCGGCTGGTGA
- a CDS encoding acyl carrier protein produces the protein MEEQFLIDFGDDVTPQSDLFKEGIIDSFGYVQLMSFLEKEFSLEIESAEFLLEVPATLEAIDRFVADRMDRSGTPGGAPCAE, from the coding sequence GTGGAAGAACAGTTCTTGATCGACTTCGGTGACGACGTGACACCGCAGAGCGATCTCTTCAAGGAAGGGATCATCGATTCCTTCGGATACGTCCAACTGATGTCCTTCCTGGAGAAGGAATTCTCGCTGGAGATCGAGAGCGCGGAGTTCCTGCTGGAGGTCCCGGCCACGCTGGAGGCGATCGACAGGTTCGTGGCCGACCGGATGGACCGCAGCGGTACGCCGGGAGGCGCCCCGTGTGCGGAGTAG
- the asnB gene encoding asparagine synthase (glutamine-hydrolyzing), with the protein MCGVAGYVPSSPGAEPRPEVVAGMLSEIRHRGPDEVGYYLDDGLAMGTVRLAIVDLATGAQPMSDATERYWICFNGELYNHIELREELRGLGRPFRTRSDTEVVLQAWIQWGPDCLTRFNGAFAFAVRDAVADELFLARDRYGKRPLFHTSGPGGFLFASEMKAFRAVPGFRFALDPHELKTVFGIWTPLPDRSPFKGVSQLPPGSFLTLRGGRPAVHTYEELSVTAEPFTGTAAQAAELVRDTLRTSVEVRLRSDVEVGVYLSGGLDSSVVTRLATDLSSHEVRTFSVEFEDRALDESGSQHSVADYLGTRHSAITISTADITENFPAAVHHAEFPVFRTALVPMYLLSRHVRDAGIKTILSGEGADEAFLGYSLFRETMLRASWNGLSPEERQRRIAVLHPELGHFGPEHRVHVAGLLSQFSEERLPGLFSHELRYQNGRFAQRLLQDRTEPFADLLALVGNTPGYAGLSPTQKAQWLEFRTLLAGYLLSSQGERMGLAHGVENRCPFLDPAVVRAAASANLRFDDGWEEKAVLKEAFRGLLPADPLSRRKQPYRAPGGVAFQEHRPDYLELVLSERELKKIDGIDPVFAERLVRKVLATPPDGISTKEDQAFVLLLSTALLNQQFVTDGNGPMRIPSDAQMNLTTVIDRRGSLLLPGGRR; encoded by the coding sequence GTGTGCGGAGTAGCGGGGTACGTCCCCTCCTCGCCCGGTGCGGAGCCCCGCCCCGAGGTCGTCGCCGGCATGCTGTCGGAGATCCGCCACCGCGGACCCGACGAGGTGGGCTACTACCTGGACGACGGTCTCGCCATGGGGACCGTGCGGCTGGCGATCGTCGATCTGGCGACGGGTGCGCAGCCCATGTCGGATGCCACGGAGCGCTACTGGATCTGCTTCAACGGCGAGTTGTACAACCACATCGAGCTGCGTGAGGAACTGCGCGGGCTCGGCCGGCCGTTCCGTACCCGGTCGGACACGGAGGTCGTCCTCCAGGCATGGATCCAGTGGGGGCCGGACTGCCTGACCCGGTTCAACGGGGCGTTCGCCTTCGCCGTCCGGGACGCCGTCGCCGACGAACTCTTCCTCGCCCGCGACCGGTACGGCAAGCGCCCGCTGTTCCACACGAGCGGCCCCGGCGGGTTCCTCTTCGCCTCGGAGATGAAGGCGTTCCGCGCCGTCCCGGGTTTCCGTTTCGCACTCGACCCCCATGAGCTGAAGACGGTCTTCGGGATCTGGACCCCGCTGCCGGACCGGTCCCCGTTCAAGGGGGTGAGCCAGCTTCCCCCCGGCAGCTTCCTCACCCTCCGCGGGGGCCGGCCCGCGGTGCACACGTATGAGGAACTCTCCGTCACCGCCGAGCCGTTCACCGGTACGGCGGCCCAGGCGGCCGAGCTGGTGCGCGACACCCTGCGCACCAGCGTCGAGGTACGGCTGCGCAGCGATGTCGAGGTCGGGGTCTATCTGAGCGGCGGCCTCGACTCGTCCGTCGTCACCAGGCTCGCCACCGACCTCTCCTCCCACGAGGTCCGCACCTTCTCCGTTGAGTTCGAGGACCGGGCCCTCGACGAGTCGGGCAGCCAGCACTCCGTCGCGGACTACCTGGGCACCCGCCATTCCGCCATCACGATCTCCACGGCCGACATCACGGAGAACTTCCCCGCCGCCGTCCACCACGCCGAGTTCCCCGTCTTCCGTACGGCCCTCGTCCCGATGTACCTGCTGTCGCGGCACGTACGCGACGCCGGAATCAAGACGATCCTGAGCGGAGAAGGCGCGGACGAGGCCTTCCTCGGCTACTCGCTGTTCCGCGAGACCATGCTGCGCGCCTCCTGGAACGGCCTCTCCCCCGAGGAGCGGCAGCGCCGGATCGCGGTGCTGCATCCGGAACTCGGCCACTTCGGACCCGAGCACCGGGTCCATGTGGCGGGGCTGCTCAGTCAGTTCTCCGAGGAGCGGCTGCCGGGGCTGTTCTCGCATGAACTGCGCTACCAGAACGGTCGGTTCGCCCAGCGGCTGCTCCAGGACCGCACCGAGCCGTTCGCCGATCTGCTCGCGCTGGTCGGGAACACGCCCGGCTATGCCGGCCTGTCCCCGACCCAGAAGGCGCAGTGGCTGGAGTTCCGGACCCTGCTGGCCGGCTATCTGCTGTCCAGCCAGGGGGAGCGGATGGGGCTCGCCCACGGGGTGGAGAACCGCTGCCCGTTCCTCGACCCGGCCGTGGTGCGCGCCGCCGCCTCGGCCAATCTGCGCTTCGACGACGGATGGGAGGAGAAGGCCGTGCTCAAGGAGGCGTTCCGCGGACTCCTCCCGGCGGATCCGCTCTCCCGGCGCAAGCAGCCCTACCGCGCCCCGGGCGGCGTCGCCTTCCAGGAGCACCGGCCGGACTATCTGGAGCTGGTTCTCTCGGAGCGGGAACTCAAGAAGATCGACGGTATCGACCCGGTCTTCGCCGAGCGGCTGGTCCGCAAGGTCCTGGCCACTCCCCCGGACGGGATCAGCACCAAGGAGGACCAGGCGTTCGTCCTGCTTCTCTCGACCGCCCTGCTCAACCAGCAGTTCGTGACGGACGGGAACGGCCCCATGCGTATTCCATCGGACGCCCAGATGAACCTGACCACGGTGATCGACCGCCGCGGGTCCTTACTCCTTCCCGGAGGGCGGCGATGA
- a CDS encoding cytochrome P450 produces the protein MTNIHRAAGADLVRDFALPIPSKVICEMLGVPYKDHEMFQLDSQVLMSFEADEVSRGAASQRLEAYLGELIRQRIAEPQGDLLSRLIARSNDTDRPLEVGEPATLSVLLLVTGHETTANMITPGMLMLLENPGKLAELRADPDLIGTAVEELLCYLSVIQFGLLRHATQDVTIGGIEVKAGEWLVAAVPSGNRDESVFPSSDTLDLGRQVRTNLAFGFGAHVRIGQHLARIELQVALSTLLRRIPELRLAEPLAQSEFKRNDIVYGLQSMRVRW, from the coding sequence ATGACGAACATTCACCGTGCCGCCGGTGCCGATCTGGTGCGGGACTTCGCCCTGCCGATCCCCTCGAAGGTGATCTGCGAGATGCTCGGGGTGCCGTACAAGGACCACGAGATGTTCCAGCTCGACAGCCAGGTGCTGATGAGCTTCGAGGCGGACGAGGTCAGCCGGGGCGCGGCCAGCCAGCGGCTGGAGGCGTATCTCGGCGAGCTGATCAGGCAGCGGATCGCCGAACCACAGGGCGATCTGCTCAGCCGGCTGATCGCCCGGAGCAACGATACCGACCGGCCGCTGGAAGTGGGCGAGCCGGCCACGCTCAGCGTGCTGCTGCTGGTCACCGGGCACGAGACCACCGCCAACATGATCACGCCGGGCATGCTGATGCTGCTGGAGAACCCCGGGAAGCTGGCCGAGTTGCGGGCCGATCCGGACCTGATCGGTACCGCCGTGGAGGAGCTGCTGTGCTATCTGTCGGTGATCCAGTTCGGTCTGCTCCGCCATGCGACCCAGGACGTCACCATCGGCGGTATCGAGGTGAAGGCAGGCGAGTGGCTGGTCGCGGCCGTCCCCTCCGGCAACCGGGACGAGAGCGTGTTCCCGTCCTCGGACACCCTGGACCTCGGGCGACAGGTCCGCACCAACCTGGCATTCGGCTTCGGCGCACATGTGCGCATCGGCCAGCACCTGGCCCGGATCGAGCTCCAGGTCGCGCTGTCCACGCTGCTGCGCCGCATACCGGAGCTCCGGCTGGCCGAACCGCTGGCGCAGTCCGAGTTCAAGCGCAACGACATCGTCTACGGCCTGCAGAGCATGCGCGTCAGGTGGTGA
- a CDS encoding oxidoreductase, which yields MTSHGRSLAPSVGELEGKRAVVTGGSRGIGAAIVRNLLDAGATVVTSARNPDEGTPSGVTFVKADLSTSDGVREFADAALETLGGVDIVVNNAGGCRSFHSVLDLEKDWQYTMDINFLAAVRLNAALVPSLRESGGGVVLHVSSIATIAAYPILYHYAAAKAALETYSKGLAAELATDGIRVLSVCLGNVETPASKIARGQAVEYFGGVADPAGLEALAGNWAAEIPLGRLGAAEDIAEAVGFLVSPRASWITGSNIVIDGGKTAGLS from the coding sequence ATGACGAGCCATGGCCGTTCTCTCGCGCCGTCCGTTGGGGAGCTGGAAGGCAAGCGGGCCGTGGTCACCGGCGGCAGCCGCGGGATCGGCGCCGCGATCGTGCGCAACCTCCTCGATGCCGGTGCCACCGTGGTCACCTCCGCTCGCAACCCGGACGAGGGGACGCCGTCCGGCGTCACCTTCGTCAAGGCCGACCTCAGTACCTCCGACGGGGTGCGCGAGTTCGCCGACGCCGCGCTGGAGACGCTCGGCGGCGTGGACATCGTGGTCAACAACGCGGGTGGCTGCCGTTCCTTCCACAGTGTGCTGGACCTGGAGAAGGACTGGCAGTACACGATGGACATCAACTTCCTGGCCGCGGTCCGGCTCAACGCGGCCCTGGTGCCCTCGCTGCGCGAGAGCGGCGGCGGGGTCGTCCTGCATGTCTCCTCCATCGCCACCATCGCGGCCTACCCGATCCTTTACCACTACGCCGCCGCCAAGGCCGCGCTGGAGACGTACAGCAAGGGTCTGGCCGCCGAGCTGGCGACGGACGGCATCCGGGTCCTCTCCGTGTGCCTGGGCAATGTGGAGACACCCGCCTCGAAGATCGCGCGCGGACAGGCAGTCGAGTATTTCGGCGGCGTGGCCGACCCGGCCGGCCTCGAAGCCCTCGCCGGGAACTGGGCTGCGGAAATTCCGCTGGGGCGGCTCGGTGCAGCCGAGGACATCGCCGAAGCGGTCGGTTTCCTGGTCTCCCCGCGAGCTTCATGGATCACCGGCAGCAATATCGTCATTGACGGCGGAAAGACGGCCGGACTTTCCTGA
- a CDS encoding nuclear transport factor 2 family protein — translation MTQGLRVLVNEFLRRLEAYDFSGALALCTEKAVVWQNDGEGEVAMSDRLDHFKSFVTNVDSLRYEVTRQVHNGSELFQQHVLRLNLAGGSSDEVHAVVYFRFEDDHIDRIEEYVYTAPEKNAR, via the coding sequence ATGACACAGGGCCTGCGTGTGCTCGTCAATGAGTTTCTGCGGCGGCTGGAGGCGTACGACTTTTCCGGTGCCCTGGCGCTGTGCACCGAAAAGGCCGTCGTATGGCAGAACGACGGTGAGGGGGAGGTGGCGATGAGTGACCGCCTCGACCATTTCAAGTCCTTTGTCACCAACGTCGACTCCCTCCGGTACGAGGTGACCCGACAGGTTCACAACGGAAGCGAGCTTTTCCAGCAGCATGTGCTGCGCCTGAATCTGGCCGGCGGTTCCTCCGATGAGGTCCACGCCGTGGTGTATTTCCGGTTCGAGGACGATCACATCGACCGGATCGAGGAGTACGTCTACACCGCGCCGGAGAAGAACGCGCGGTGA
- a CDS encoding NADH:flavin oxidoreductase produces the protein MASLDEPFTVGSLTVPNRIVMAPMTRTASPGGVPGPDVAEYYARRATHQAGLIITEGTYIDRPAAGAYDNVPDFHGERALTGWAHVVRRVHESGGRIIPQLWHTGLTRTATEPPAEGPSGIGLDGGPAGVAMTRRDIDDTVAAYAEAARTAERLGFDGVEVHGAHGYLIDSFLWSETNRRTDGYGGSPAARVRFGAEVVRAVRAAVSPGFPVFFRFSQWKLGRYDARNARNPGELEQLLVPLAEAGVDVFHGSSRRYWLPEFEGSSLNLAGWARKLTGKPAVTVGSVGMVRQYGDGDFTSGFTTPSDTTGIDELLARLERDEFDLVAVGRSLLANPDWAARALRGELEWTVAYDPAVLQSLV, from the coding sequence ATGGCCAGTCTCGATGAACCGTTCACCGTGGGCAGCCTCACGGTCCCCAACCGGATCGTCATGGCCCCGATGACCAGAACCGCGTCCCCCGGCGGGGTGCCGGGTCCCGATGTGGCGGAGTACTACGCCCGGCGGGCTACCCACCAGGCCGGACTGATCATCACCGAGGGCACCTACATCGACCGCCCCGCTGCCGGGGCCTACGACAACGTGCCCGACTTCCACGGGGAACGGGCGCTGACCGGCTGGGCCCATGTGGTGCGCCGGGTGCACGAGTCAGGCGGAAGGATCATTCCGCAGCTCTGGCACACGGGGCTCACACGTACCGCCACCGAGCCGCCCGCCGAGGGCCCGTCCGGCATAGGGCTGGACGGCGGGCCGGCCGGTGTGGCCATGACCCGGCGGGACATCGACGACACCGTCGCCGCCTACGCGGAGGCCGCGCGGACCGCCGAGCGGCTCGGGTTCGACGGCGTCGAGGTACACGGCGCCCACGGCTATCTGATCGACAGCTTCCTGTGGAGCGAGACCAACCGGCGTACGGACGGCTACGGCGGCAGCCCCGCCGCCCGCGTTCGGTTCGGCGCCGAGGTGGTACGGGCCGTCCGCGCGGCCGTCAGCCCGGGTTTCCCGGTCTTCTTCCGCTTCTCCCAGTGGAAGCTGGGCCGTTACGACGCCCGTAACGCGCGGAACCCCGGCGAGCTGGAGCAGTTGCTGGTGCCGCTGGCCGAGGCCGGGGTCGATGTGTTCCACGGCTCCAGTCGCCGCTACTGGCTCCCCGAGTTCGAGGGCAGCTCCCTCAACCTCGCGGGCTGGGCCCGCAAGCTCACCGGGAAGCCCGCCGTCACGGTCGGCTCGGTCGGCATGGTCCGGCAGTACGGCGATGGCGACTTCACCTCGGGCTTCACCACGCCGTCCGACACGACCGGCATCGACGAACTGCTGGCCCGGCTGGAGCGCGACGAGTTCGACCTGGTGGCGGTCGGCCGGTCGCTGCTGGCCAACCCCGACTGGGCGGCGCGGGCCCTCCGCGGCGAGTTGGAGTGGACGGTCGCGTACGACCCTGCCGTGCTCCAGAGCCTGGTCTGA